One segment of Rhipicephalus sanguineus isolate Rsan-2018 chromosome 6, BIME_Rsan_1.4, whole genome shotgun sequence DNA contains the following:
- the LOC119396124 gene encoding elastin isoform X2 produces MKLFSALALLSLAIPACLGAGVKTIVRGGAALPGTVAVAPLSSLPTPPAVTTQAWSVPSPVRPLVQSAQASQAGSPALASEVCPDPSLDLWAVSLALTLAPSVGSAAATGEATLATWVDHWAASMDRTPVATVDTSVAFPDPTLATTEDHWAAFMDLTPVASVDTIGGLSGSYPGYFGRSLGGLYGSYPGGFGGYLGGLSGSYPGYFGGSLGGLYGSYPGGFGGYLGGLSGYYPGRFGGALSGLFGSYPGSFGGVLGRLSGSYPGSLSGLLGGAYGSYPGSFGGYLGGLSGYYPGRFGGALSGLFGSYPGSFGGVLGRLSGSYPGSLSGLLGGVYGSYPGSFGGYLGGLSGYYPGRFGGALSGLFGSYPGSFGGVLGRLSGSYPGSLSGLLGGVYGSYPGSLGGYLGRLSGSYPGSLSGLLGGVYGSYPGSFGGYLGGLSGYYPGRFGGALSGLFGSYPGSFGGILGRLSGSYPGSLSGLLGGVYGSYPGSFGGYLGGLSGYYPGSFGGALSGLLGSYPGSFGGVLGRLSGFYPGSLSGLLGGVYGSYPGSFGGYLGGLSGYYPGRFGGALSGLFGSYPGSFGGYLGGLSGYYPGRFGGALSGLLGSYPGSFGGVLGRLSGSYPGSLSGLLGGVYGSYPGSFGGYLGGLSGYYPGRLGGALSGLFGSYPGSFGGVLGRLSGFYPGSLSGLLGGVYGSYPGSFGGYLGGLSGYYPGRFGGALSGLYGSYPGSFGGYLGGLSGYYPGRLGGALSGLFGSYPGSFGGVLGRLSGFYPGSLSGLLGGVYGSYPGSFGGYLGGLSGYYPGRFGGALSGLYGSYPGSFGGYLGGLSGYYPRSYGGSLSSLYGSYPGSYGGYLGGLYGSYPGGYGGLGGLFGGFPGYGDRSLGSLFGRGAYPGFYGATTLNLIGNHNFGLLGRYPPPPGLGAVERRGRFLPHPVDIRTTTDPVTGHPMVQAVYFGNLRERIVPVPIPIVQDVPYPVPVPVPQPYPVPRPVTFQVPVPVAHPVPVHTNTEVHKTDVVAATPQGAVLLDRQVTGIRPGATTTV; encoded by the exons ATGAAGCTCTTCAGTGCTCTCGCACTACTATCACTGG CCATTCCGGCCTGCCTTGGTGCCGGAGTCAAGACAATTGTCAGAGGAGGTGCCGCCCTACCCGGAACAGTAGCTGTAGCACCACTAAGTTCACTGCCCACCCCCCCTGCTGTCACCACCCAAGCGTGGTCAGTTCCGTCACCGGTCCGACCGTTAGTACAGTCGGCCCAAGCGTCACAGGCGGGCTCACCGGCACTGGCGTCGGAGGTGTGCCCGGATCCCTCACTGGATCTTTGGGCGGTCTCTCTGGCTCTTACCCTGGCTCCCTCGGTGGGCTCGGCGGCGGCTACTGGGGAAGCTACCCTGGCTACTTGGGTGGATCACTGGGCGGCCTCTATGGATCGTACCCCGGTGGCTACGGTGGATACCTCGGTGGCCTTTCCGGATCCTACCCTGGCTACTACGGAGGATCACTGGGCGGCCTTTATGGATCTTACCCCGGTGGCTTCGGTGGATACCATCGGTGGCCTTTCCGGATCCTACCCTGGCTACTTCGGTCGATCACTGGGCGGCCTTTATGGATCGTACCCCGGTGGCTTCGGTGGATACCTCGGTGGCCTTTCCGGATCCTACCCTGGCTACTTCGGAGGATCACTGGGCGGCCTTTATGGATCGTACCCCGGTGGCTTCGGTGGTTACCTGGGTGGCCTTTCCGGATACTACCCCGGAAGATTTGGTGGAGCTCTGAGTGGCCTCTTCGGATCCTATCCCGGTAGCTTTGGTGGAGTCCTAGGTCGCCTTTCTGGATCCTACCCAGGAAGCCTTAGCGGGCTTCTCGGTGGTGCCTACGGTTCCTATCCTGGTAGCTTTGGTGGATACCTCGGTGGCCTTTCCGGATACTACCCCGGAAGGTTTGGTGGAGCTCTGAGTGGCCTCTTCGGATCCTATCCCGGTAGCTTTGGTGGAGTCCTAGGTCGCCTTTCTGGATCCTATCCAGGAAGCCTTAGCGGACTTCTGGGTGGTGTCTACGGTTCCTATCCTGGTAGCTTTGGTGGATACCTCGGTGGCCTTTCCGGATACTACCCCGGAAGGTTTGGTGGAGCTCTGAGTGGCCTCTTCGGATCCTATCCCGGTAGCTTTGGTGGAGTCCTAGGTCGTCTTTCTGGATCCTACCCAGGAAGCCTTAGCGGACTTCTGGGTGGCGTCTACGGATCCTATCCCGGTAGCTTGGGTGGATACCTGG GTCGCCTATCTGGATCCTACCCAGGAAGCCTTAGCGGACTTCTGGGTGGTGTCTACGGTTCCTATCCTGGTAGCTTTGGTGGATACCTTGGTGGCCTTTCCGGATACTACCCCGGAAGGTTTGGTGGAGCTCTGAGTGGCCTCTTCGGATCCTATCCCGGTAGCTTTGGTGGAATCCTAGGTCGCCTTTCTGGATCCTACCCAGGAAGCCTTAGCGGACTTCTGGGTGGCGTCTACGGATCCTATCCTGGTAGCTTTGGTGGATACCTGGGTGGCCTTTCCGGATACTACCCCGGAAGCTTTGGTGGAGCTCTAAGTGGCCTCCTCGGTTCCTATCCCGGTAGCTTTGGTGGAGTCCTAGGTCGCCTTTCTGGATTCTACCCAGGAAGCCTTAGTGGACTTCTGGGTGGTGTCTACGGATCCTATCCTGGTAGCTTTGGTGGATACCTGGGTGGCCTTTCTGGATACTACCCCGGAAGATTTGGTGGAGCTCTGAGTGGCCTCTTCGGATCCTATCCTGGTAGCTTTGGTGGATACTTGGGTGGCCTTTCCGGATACTACCCCGGAAGATTTGGTGGAGCTCTGAGTGGCCTCCTCGGATCCTATCCCGGTAGCTTTGGCGGAGTCCTAGGTCGCCTTTCTGGATCCTACCCAGGAAGCCTTAGCGGACTTCTGGGTGGTGTCTACGGATCATATCCTGGTAGCTTTGGTGGATACCTGGGTGGCCTTTCCGGATACTACCCCGGAAGACTTGGTGGAGCTCTGAGTGGTCTCTTCGGATCCTATCCCGGTAGCTTTGGTGGAGTCCTAGGTCGCCTTTCTGGATTCTACCCAGGAAGCCTTAGCGGACTTCTGGGTGGTGTCTACGGATCCTATCCTGGTAGCTTCGGTGGATACCTGGGTGGCCTTTCTGGATACTACCCCGGAAGATTTGGTGGAGCTCTTAGTGGCCTCTACGGATCCTATCCTGGTAGCTTTGGTGGATACCTGGGTGGCCTTTCCGGATACTACCCCGGAAGACTTGGTGGAGCTCTGAGTGGTCTCTTCGGATCCTATCCCGGTAGCTTTGGTGGAGTCCTAGGTCGCCTTTCTGGATTCTACCCAGGAAGCCTTAGCGGACTTCTGGGTGGTGTCTACGGATCCTATCCTGGTAGCTTCGGTGGATACCTGGGTGGCCTTTCTGGATACTACCCCGGAAGATTTGGTGGAGCTCTGAGTGGCCTCTACGGATCCTATCCTGGTAGTTTTGGCGGATATCTTGGTGGTCTTTCTGGATACTACCCCAGAAGTTATGGTGGATCTCTGAGCAGTCTGTACGGTTCCTACCCCGGTAGCTACGGTGGGTACCTCGGTGGCCTTTACGGTTCCTACCCTGGAGGCTATGGTGGATTGGGTGGCCTGTTCGGAGGCTTCCCTGGTTACGGCGACCGCAGTCTTGGCAGCCTGTTCGGCAGAGGAGCTTACCCTGGTTTCTACGGAGCTACCACATTGAACCTCATCGGCAACCACAACTTTGGCCTTCTCGGACGATACCCACCTCCACCTGGTCTTGGAGCCGTCGAGCGCCGGGGGCGATTCCTACCTCATCCCGTTGACATCCGCACTACCACTGACCCCGTAACTGGCCACCCCATGGTTCAGGCTGTCTACTTTGGAAACCTGCGTGAGCGCATTGTGCCTGTACCAATCCCAATTGTACAGGATGTCCCATATCCAGTACCAGTCCCCGTCCCACAGCCGTACCCAGTTCCACGCCCTGTCACTTTCCAAGTGCCCGTCCCAGTAGCACACCCAGTGCCAGTCCACACTAACACCGAAGTGCACAAGACCGACGTTGTGGCCGCCACTCCACAAGGCGCAG TTCTCCTCGACCGTCAAGTCACTGGCATCCGACCAGGTGCCACCACCACCGTGTAA
- the LOC119396124 gene encoding uncharacterized PE-PGRS family protein PE_PGRS46 isoform X28, protein MKLFSALALLSLAIPACLGAGVKTIVRGGAALPGTVAVAPLSSLPTPPAVTTQAWSVPSPVRPLVQSAQASQAGSPALASEVCPDPSLDLWAVSLALTLAPSVGSAAATGEATLATWVDHWAASMDRTPVATVDTSVAFPDPTLATTEDHWAAFMDLTPVASVDTIGGLSGSYPGYFGRSLGGLYGSYPGGFGGYLGGLSGSYPGYFGGSLGGLYGSYPGGFGGYLGGLSGYYPGRFGGALSGLFGSYPGSFGGVLGRLSGSYPGSLSGLLGGAYGSYPGSFGGYLGGLSGYYPGRFGGALSGLFGSYPGSFGGILGRLSGSYPGSLSGLLGGVYGSYPGSFGGYLGGLSGYYPGSFGGALSGLLGSYPGSFGGVLGRLSGFYPGSLSGLLGGVYGSYPGSFGGYLGGLSGYYPGRFGGALSGLFGSYPGSFGGYLGGLSGYYPGRFGGALSGLLGSYPGSFGGVLGRLSGSYPGSLSGLLGGVYGSYPGSFGGYLGGLSGYYPGRLGGALSGLFGSYPGSFGGVLGRLSGFYPGSLSGLLGGVYGSYPGSFGGYLGGLSGYYPGRFGGALSGLYGSYPGSFGGYLGGLSGYYPGRLGGALSGLFGSYPGSFGGVLGRLSGFYPGSLSGLLGGVYGSYPGSFGGYLGGLSGYYPGRFGGALSGLYGSYPGSFGGYLGGLSGYYPRSYGGSLSSLYGSYPGSYGGYLGGLYGSYPGGYGGLGGLFGGFPGYGDRSLGSLFGRGAYPGFYGATTLNLIGNHNFGLLGRYPPPPGLGAVERRGRFLPHPVDIRTTTDPVTGHPMVQAVYFGNLRERIVPVPIPIVQDVPYPVPVPVPQPYPVPRPVTFQVPVPVAHPVPVHTNTEVHKTDVVAATPQGAVLLDRQVTGIRPGATTTV, encoded by the exons ATGAAGCTCTTCAGTGCTCTCGCACTACTATCACTGG CCATTCCGGCCTGCCTTGGTGCCGGAGTCAAGACAATTGTCAGAGGAGGTGCCGCCCTACCCGGAACAGTAGCTGTAGCACCACTAAGTTCACTGCCCACCCCCCCTGCTGTCACCACCCAAGCGTGGTCAGTTCCGTCACCGGTCCGACCGTTAGTACAGTCGGCCCAAGCGTCACAGGCGGGCTCACCGGCACTGGCGTCGGAGGTGTGCCCGGATCCCTCACTGGATCTTTGGGCGGTCTCTCTGGCTCTTACCCTGGCTCCCTCGGTGGGCTCGGCGGCGGCTACTGGGGAAGCTACCCTGGCTACTTGGGTGGATCACTGGGCGGCCTCTATGGATCGTACCCCGGTGGCTACGGTGGATACCTCGGTGGCCTTTCCGGATCCTACCCTGGCTACTACGGAGGATCACTGGGCGGCCTTTATGGATCTTACCCCGGTGGCTTCGGTGGATACCATCGGTGGCCTTTCCGGATCCTACCCTGGCTACTTCGGTCGATCACTGGGCGGCCTTTATGGATCGTACCCCGGTGGCTTCGGTGGATACCTCGGTGGCCTTTCCGGATCCTACCCTGGCTACTTCGGAGGATCACTGGGCGGCCTTTATGGATCGTACCCCGGTGGCTTCGGTGGTTACCTGGGTGGCCTTTCCGGATACTACCCCGGAAGATTTGGTGGAGCTCTGAGTGGCCTCTTCGGATCCTATCCCGGTAGCTTTGGTGGAGTCCTAGGTCGCCTTTCTGGATCCTACCCAGGAAGCCTTAGCGGGCTTCTCGGTGGTGCCTACGGTTCCTATCCTGGTAGCTTTGGTGGATACCTCGGTGGCCTTTCCGGATACTACCCCGGAAG GTTTGGTGGAGCTCTGAGTGGCCTCTTCGGATCCTATCCCGGTAGCTTTGGTGGAATCCTAGGTCGCCTTTCTGGATCCTACCCAGGAAGCCTTAGCGGACTTCTGGGTGGCGTCTACGGATCCTATCCTGGTAGCTTTGGTGGATACCTGGGTGGCCTTTCCGGATACTACCCCGGAAGCTTTGGTGGAGCTCTAAGTGGCCTCCTCGGTTCCTATCCCGGTAGCTTTGGTGGAGTCCTAGGTCGCCTTTCTGGATTCTACCCAGGAAGCCTTAGTGGACTTCTGGGTGGTGTCTACGGATCCTATCCTGGTAGCTTTGGTGGATACCTGGGTGGCCTTTCTGGATACTACCCCGGAAGATTTGGTGGAGCTCTGAGTGGCCTCTTCGGATCCTATCCTGGTAGCTTTGGTGGATACTTGGGTGGCCTTTCCGGATACTACCCCGGAAGATTTGGTGGAGCTCTGAGTGGCCTCCTCGGATCCTATCCCGGTAGCTTTGGCGGAGTCCTAGGTCGCCTTTCTGGATCCTACCCAGGAAGCCTTAGCGGACTTCTGGGTGGTGTCTACGGATCATATCCTGGTAGCTTTGGTGGATACCTGGGTGGCCTTTCCGGATACTACCCCGGAAGACTTGGTGGAGCTCTGAGTGGTCTCTTCGGATCCTATCCCGGTAGCTTTGGTGGAGTCCTAGGTCGCCTTTCTGGATTCTACCCAGGAAGCCTTAGCGGACTTCTGGGTGGTGTCTACGGATCCTATCCTGGTAGCTTCGGTGGATACCTGGGTGGCCTTTCTGGATACTACCCCGGAAGATTTGGTGGAGCTCTTAGTGGCCTCTACGGATCCTATCCTGGTAGCTTTGGTGGATACCTGGGTGGCCTTTCCGGATACTACCCCGGAAGACTTGGTGGAGCTCTGAGTGGTCTCTTCGGATCCTATCCCGGTAGCTTTGGTGGAGTCCTAGGTCGCCTTTCTGGATTCTACCCAGGAAGCCTTAGCGGACTTCTGGGTGGTGTCTACGGATCCTATCCTGGTAGCTTCGGTGGATACCTGGGTGGCCTTTCTGGATACTACCCCGGAAGATTTGGTGGAGCTCTGAGTGGCCTCTACGGATCCTATCCTGGTAGTTTTGGCGGATATCTTGGTGGTCTTTCTGGATACTACCCCAGAAGTTATGGTGGATCTCTGAGCAGTCTGTACGGTTCCTACCCCGGTAGCTACGGTGGGTACCTCGGTGGCCTTTACGGTTCCTACCCTGGAGGCTATGGTGGATTGGGTGGCCTGTTCGGAGGCTTCCCTGGTTACGGCGACCGCAGTCTTGGCAGCCTGTTCGGCAGAGGAGCTTACCCTGGTTTCTACGGAGCTACCACATTGAACCTCATCGGCAACCACAACTTTGGCCTTCTCGGACGATACCCACCTCCACCTGGTCTTGGAGCCGTCGAGCGCCGGGGGCGATTCCTACCTCATCCCGTTGACATCCGCACTACCACTGACCCCGTAACTGGCCACCCCATGGTTCAGGCTGTCTACTTTGGAAACCTGCGTGAGCGCATTGTGCCTGTACCAATCCCAATTGTACAGGATGTCCCATATCCAGTACCAGTCCCCGTCCCACAGCCGTACCCAGTTCCACGCCCTGTCACTTTCCAAGTGCCCGTCCCAGTAGCACACCCAGTGCCAGTCCACACTAACACCGAAGTGCACAAGACCGACGTTGTGGCCGCCACTCCACAAGGCGCAG TTCTCCTCGACCGTCAAGTCACTGGCATCCGACCAGGTGCCACCACCACCGTGTAA
- the LOC119396124 gene encoding elastin isoform X9 gives MKLFSALALLSLAIPACLGAGVKTIVRGGAALPGTVAVAPLSSLPTPPAVTTQAWSVPSPVRPLVQSAQASQAGSPALASEVCPDPSLDLWAVSLALTLAPSVGSAAATGEATLATWVDHWAASMDRTPVATVDTSVAFPDPTLATTEDHWAAFMDLTPVASVDTIGGLSGSYPGYFGRSLGGLYGSYPGGFGGYLGGLSGSYPGYFGGSLGGLYGSYPGGFGGYLGGLSGYYPGRFGGALSGLFGSYPGSFGGVLGRLSGSYPGSLSGLLGGAYGSYPGSFGGYLGGLSGYYPGRFGGALSGLFGSYPGSFGGVLGRLSGSYPGSLSGLLGGVYGSYPGSFGGYLGGLSGYYPGRFGGALSGLFGSYPGSFGGVLGRLSGSYPGSLSGLLGGVYGSYPGSLGGYLGGLSGYYPGSIGGALSGLLGSYPGAFGSVLGRLSGSYPGSLSGLLGGVYGSYPGSFGGYLGGLSGYYPGRFGGALSGLFGSYPGSFGGILGRLSGSYPGSLSGLLGGVYGSYPGSFGGYLGGLSGYYPGSFGGALSGLLGSYPGSFGGVLGRLSGSYPGSLSGLLGGVYGSYPGSFGGYLGGLSGYYPGRLGGALSGLFGSYPGSFGGVLGRLSGFYPGSLSGLLGGVYGSYPGSFGGYLGGLSGYYPGRFGGALSGLYGSYPGSFGGYLGGLSGYYPGRLGGALSGLFGSYPGSFGGVLGRLSGFYPGSLSGLLGGVYGSYPGSFGGYLGGLSGYYPGRFGGALSGLYGSYPGSFGGYLGGLSGYYPRSYGGSLSSLYGSYPGSYGGYLGGLYGSYPGGYGGLGGLFGGFPGYGDRSLGSLFGRGAYPGFYGATTLNLIGNHNFGLLGRYPPPPGLGAVERRGRFLPHPVDIRTTTDPVTGHPMVQAVYFGNLRERIVPVPIPIVQDVPYPVPVPVPQPYPVPRPVTFQVPVPVAHPVPVHTNTEVHKTDVVAATPQGAVLLDRQVTGIRPGATTTV, from the exons ATGAAGCTCTTCAGTGCTCTCGCACTACTATCACTGG CCATTCCGGCCTGCCTTGGTGCCGGAGTCAAGACAATTGTCAGAGGAGGTGCCGCCCTACCCGGAACAGTAGCTGTAGCACCACTAAGTTCACTGCCCACCCCCCCTGCTGTCACCACCCAAGCGTGGTCAGTTCCGTCACCGGTCCGACCGTTAGTACAGTCGGCCCAAGCGTCACAGGCGGGCTCACCGGCACTGGCGTCGGAGGTGTGCCCGGATCCCTCACTGGATCTTTGGGCGGTCTCTCTGGCTCTTACCCTGGCTCCCTCGGTGGGCTCGGCGGCGGCTACTGGGGAAGCTACCCTGGCTACTTGGGTGGATCACTGGGCGGCCTCTATGGATCGTACCCCGGTGGCTACGGTGGATACCTCGGTGGCCTTTCCGGATCCTACCCTGGCTACTACGGAGGATCACTGGGCGGCCTTTATGGATCTTACCCCGGTGGCTTCGGTGGATACCATCGGTGGCCTTTCCGGATCCTACCCTGGCTACTTCGGTCGATCACTGGGCGGCCTTTATGGATCGTACCCCGGTGGCTTCGGTGGATACCTCGGTGGCCTTTCCGGATCCTACCCTGGCTACTTCGGAGGATCACTGGGCGGCCTTTATGGATCGTACCCCGGTGGCTTCGGTGGTTACCTGGGTGGCCTTTCCGGATACTACCCCGGAAGATTTGGTGGAGCTCTGAGTGGCCTCTTCGGATCCTATCCCGGTAGCTTTGGTGGAGTCCTAGGTCGCCTTTCTGGATCCTACCCAGGAAGCCTTAGCGGGCTTCTCGGTGGTGCCTACGGTTCCTATCCTGGTAGCTTTGGTGGATACCTCGGTGGCCTTTCCGGATACTACCCCGGAAGGTTTGGTGGAGCTCTGAGTGGCCTCTTCGGATCCTATCCCGGTAGCTTTGGTGGAGTCCTAGGTCGCCTTTCTGGATCCTATCCAGGAAGCCTTAGCGGACTTCTGGGTGGTGTCTACGGTTCCTATCCTGGTAGCTTTGGTGGATACCTCGGTGGCCTTTCCGGATACTACCCCGGAAGGTTTGGTGGAGCTCTGAGTGGCCTCTTCGGATCCTATCCCGGTAGCTTTGGTGGAGTCCTAGGTCGTCTTTCTGGATCCTACCCAGGAAGCCTTAGCGGACTTCTGGGTGGCGTCTACGGATCCTATCCCGGTAGCTTGGGTGGATACCTGGGTGGTCTTTCCGGATACTACCCCGGAAGCATTGGTGGAGCTCTGAGTGGCCTCTTGGGATCCTATCCCGGTGCCTTTGGTTCAGTCCTAGGTCGCCTATCTGGATCCTACCCAGGAAGCCTTAGCGGACTTCTGGGTGGTGTCTACGGTTCCTATCCTGGTAGCTTTGGTGGATACCTTGGTGGCCTTTCCGGATACTACCCCGGAAGGTTTGGTGGAGCTCTGAGTGGCCTCTTCGGATCCTATCCCGGTAGCTTTGGTGGAATCCTAGGTCGCCTTTCTGGATCCTACCCAGGAAGCCTTAGCGGACTTCTGGGTGGCGTCTACGGATCCTATCCTGGTAGCTTTGGTGGATACCTGGGTGGCCTTTCCGGATACTACCCCGGAAGCTTTGGTGGAGCTCTAAGTGGCCTCCTCGGTTCCTATCCCGGTAGCTTTGGTGGAGTCCTAG GTCGCCTTTCTGGATCCTACCCAGGAAGCCTTAGCGGACTTCTGGGTGGTGTCTACGGATCATATCCTGGTAGCTTTGGTGGATACCTGGGTGGCCTTTCCGGATACTACCCCGGAAGACTTGGTGGAGCTCTGAGTGGTCTCTTCGGATCCTATCCCGGTAGCTTTGGTGGAGTCCTAGGTCGCCTTTCTGGATTCTACCCAGGAAGCCTTAGCGGACTTCTGGGTGGTGTCTACGGATCCTATCCTGGTAGCTTCGGTGGATACCTGGGTGGCCTTTCTGGATACTACCCCGGAAGATTTGGTGGAGCTCTTAGTGGCCTCTACGGATCCTATCCTGGTAGCTTTGGTGGATACCTGGGTGGCCTTTCCGGATACTACCCCGGAAGACTTGGTGGAGCTCTGAGTGGTCTCTTCGGATCCTATCCCGGTAGCTTTGGTGGAGTCCTAGGTCGCCTTTCTGGATTCTACCCAGGAAGCCTTAGCGGACTTCTGGGTGGTGTCTACGGATCCTATCCTGGTAGCTTCGGTGGATACCTGGGTGGCCTTTCTGGATACTACCCCGGAAGATTTGGTGGAGCTCTGAGTGGCCTCTACGGATCCTATCCTGGTAGTTTTGGCGGATATCTTGGTGGTCTTTCTGGATACTACCCCAGAAGTTATGGTGGATCTCTGAGCAGTCTGTACGGTTCCTACCCCGGTAGCTACGGTGGGTACCTCGGTGGCCTTTACGGTTCCTACCCTGGAGGCTATGGTGGATTGGGTGGCCTGTTCGGAGGCTTCCCTGGTTACGGCGACCGCAGTCTTGGCAGCCTGTTCGGCAGAGGAGCTTACCCTGGTTTCTACGGAGCTACCACATTGAACCTCATCGGCAACCACAACTTTGGCCTTCTCGGACGATACCCACCTCCACCTGGTCTTGGAGCCGTCGAGCGCCGGGGGCGATTCCTACCTCATCCCGTTGACATCCGCACTACCACTGACCCCGTAACTGGCCACCCCATGGTTCAGGCTGTCTACTTTGGAAACCTGCGTGAGCGCATTGTGCCTGTACCAATCCCAATTGTACAGGATGTCCCATATCCAGTACCAGTCCCCGTCCCACAGCCGTACCCAGTTCCACGCCCTGTCACTTTCCAAGTGCCCGTCCCAGTAGCACACCCAGTGCCAGTCCACACTAACACCGAAGTGCACAAGACCGACGTTGTGGCCGCCACTCCACAAGGCGCAG TTCTCCTCGACCGTCAAGTCACTGGCATCCGACCAGGTGCCACCACCACCGTGTAA